The following proteins are co-located in the Bacteroidales bacterium genome:
- the bamD gene encoding outer membrane protein assembly factor BamD: MRFRIYIVLIVLVLVSSCGEYEKLLKSTDFDLKKAKAKEYYDASQYVKATELLSQILPRYRASSEAEELNWMNAQSYFGMKDYYMAGSYFKSFVDQFPFGVHAEEANFMAAKCDMLISLRPELDQDNTRNAIEGFKIFMTRFPNSVKVEESKVLLKELEEKLVEKSYLSARLYYDRREYKASVVALNNSLKEYANTKYREEMMYLKLNSLFMYAERSQAIKQKERYQAALDDYYSFMEEFPKSLYAKEVNNIFQKTNKFLKAGIADSGVNNQ, encoded by the coding sequence ATGAGGTTCAGAATATATATTGTCCTGATAGTTTTAGTGCTAGTAAGCTCATGCGGTGAGTATGAGAAACTTCTCAAGAGTACCGACTTTGATCTTAAGAAAGCTAAAGCCAAGGAGTACTACGATGCAAGCCAGTATGTAAAAGCAACTGAACTGTTGAGTCAGATACTCCCCAGGTACAGAGCAAGCTCTGAAGCCGAAGAGCTCAACTGGATGAATGCCCAGAGTTATTTTGGTATGAAAGACTACTATATGGCGGGCAGTTATTTCAAATCATTTGTTGATCAGTTTCCTTTCGGGGTACATGCAGAAGAGGCCAATTTTATGGCAGCAAAATGCGATATGCTGATTTCCCTGCGTCCGGAACTGGATCAGGATAATACAAGGAATGCAATTGAAGGATTTAAAATATTTATGACAAGGTTTCCGAACAGCGTTAAAGTAGAAGAGAGCAAAGTACTTCTTAAGGAACTTGAAGAGAAGCTTGTTGAAAAATCATATCTGAGTGCCAGGCTTTATTACGACAGGAGAGAATATAAAGCTTCAGTTGTAGCACTCAACAACAGTCTCAAGGAGTATGCCAATACCAAGTACAGGGAAGAAATGATGTACCTTAAACTTAACTCTTTGTTCATGTATGCAGAGAGGAGTCAGGCTATAAAGCAGAAGGAGAGATATCAGGCAGCACTTGACGACTATTATTCATTTATGGAAGAATTTCCTAAAAGCCTCTATGCTAAAGAAGTAAACAATATCTTTCAGAAGACAAATAAGTTTCTGAAAGCAGGAATTGCAGACAGCGGAGTAAATAATCAATAA
- a CDS encoding aminotransferase class I/II-fold pyridoxal phosphate-dependent enzyme — protein sequence MDIFEKIKKNRGALGQYQDIGHGYFAFPKLEGEIAPRMKFKGKEVLAWSLNNYLGLANHPEIRKYDAEVTAQYGLAYPMGARMMSGHSTNHEKFEEMAARFTGKEDAYLLNFGYQGMVSIIDALVDRHDVIVYDSESHACIMDGLRLHMGKRFVFPHNDIESCEKQLQRASKLVEETGGGILVITEGVFGMAGDLGKLDKIADLKKKYQFRFLVDDAHGFGTMGSDGSGTGKHFGVQSEIDVYFATFAKSMAGIGGFVSSTKDVINYLRYNLRSQIYAKSLPMAMTLGAIKRLEFIQAHPEQKEKLWTIVHALQKGLREAGLNLGKTESPVTPVFMKSGVPQATQMIYDLRENYGIFCSVVIYPVVPRDVVMLRLIPTAAHTMADVEYTVKAFKEIKGKVDNNIYPDKIAEFPR from the coding sequence ATGGATATATTTGAAAAGATTAAGAAGAACAGAGGTGCATTAGGGCAGTATCAGGATATTGGACACGGGTATTTTGCTTTCCCGAAGCTGGAAGGTGAAATTGCACCACGCATGAAGTTCAAAGGGAAAGAGGTTCTGGCCTGGAGCCTTAATAATTACCTCGGACTTGCTAATCATCCTGAAATCAGGAAATATGATGCTGAAGTGACCGCACAGTACGGACTGGCATACCCGATGGGTGCCAGAATGATGTCGGGACACAGCACCAATCATGAGAAATTTGAGGAGATGGCTGCCAGATTTACAGGCAAGGAGGACGCATATCTTTTGAATTTCGGATATCAGGGAATGGTATCTATAATTGATGCGCTTGTTGACAGACATGATGTTATCGTTTATGACTCCGAGTCACATGCCTGCATAATGGACGGCTTGAGACTTCATATGGGCAAAAGGTTCGTTTTCCCGCATAATGATATTGAAAGCTGTGAGAAACAACTTCAACGGGCTTCAAAGCTTGTTGAAGAGACAGGTGGCGGCATCCTGGTAATTACCGAAGGTGTATTCGGGATGGCAGGTGACCTGGGGAAACTCGATAAAATTGCAGATCTCAAGAAGAAATATCAGTTTCGTTTTCTTGTCGATGATGCCCATGGATTTGGAACAATGGGATCCGACGGCAGCGGTACTGGCAAGCACTTTGGAGTACAGTCTGAAATAGATGTCTATTTTGCCACATTCGCAAAATCAATGGCAGGAATAGGCGGATTTGTCTCCAGTACTAAAGACGTAATTAACTATCTGAGATATAACCTTCGTTCTCAGATATATGCAAAATCCCTTCCGATGGCCATGACCCTCGGGGCAATAAAGAGACTGGAGTTCATTCAGGCTCATCCTGAACAGAAAGAAAAACTCTGGACAATAGTTCATGCCCTGCAGAAAGGATTACGTGAGGCAGGTCTTAACCTTGGAAAAACAGAATCGCCTGTGACACCTGTATTTATGAAAAGCGGAGTTCCTCAGGCAACTCAGATGATTTATGATCTCAGGGAAAATTATGGTATCTTCTGCTCAGTGGTTATTTACCCTGTTGTTCCGAGAGACGTCGTGATGCTGCGTCTTATTCCTACTGCTGCTCATACAATGGCGGATGTGGAATATACAGTAAAAGCATTCAAAGAAATTAAAGGGAAGGTGGATAATAATATCTATCCTGATAAAATTGCTGAGTTCCCAAGATAG
- a CDS encoding molecular chaperone TorD family protein, with the protein MKSSTIAMDSKSQQHSILKGYNMLLYFAGSMIMYEPSEECVTDFWTKGVLKNLPVTSMNPNFIKAAAQLRESCVDKKLCGKMLRDDYIRLFAREEFTLAPAYESRFTGKKLTAEDKVYPSVSEFYKSYGWESKFRGKISDDHLGVELLFLTLMVDKYIVLDDEACRTEMKKEIQRFIRQHILSWIPEWNKKIQTFSNTLCFKGIGTLIQACTEDILSLLDQDQAEGISENYLKN; encoded by the coding sequence TTGAAAAGCAGTACAATTGCGATGGATAGCAAGAGCCAGCAGCATAGTATATTAAAAGGTTACAACATGCTCCTCTATTTTGCAGGTAGCATGATAATGTATGAACCTTCAGAAGAGTGCGTTACAGATTTCTGGACAAAAGGCGTATTGAAAAATCTGCCTGTAACTAGTATGAATCCCAATTTCATCAAAGCAGCAGCTCAGCTCAGGGAATCTTGCGTAGACAAAAAATTATGCGGCAAAATGCTGCGGGATGATTATATCAGGCTTTTTGCGAGGGAAGAATTTACCCTTGCTCCGGCATATGAGTCGCGTTTTACAGGAAAAAAATTAACAGCCGAAGACAAAGTATATCCCAGTGTATCAGAATTTTACAAATCATATGGATGGGAATCAAAGTTCAGGGGAAAGATAAGCGATGATCATCTTGGTGTCGAACTTCTGTTTCTTACACTGATGGTAGATAAATACATCGTACTGGATGATGAGGCATGCCGTACTGAAATGAAAAAAGAGATTCAGAGGTTTATAAGACAACATATTCTTTCATGGATCCCTGAATGGAATAAAAAAATACAAACATTTTCAAACACTCTGTGTTTCAAAGGTATTGGTACTCTCATTCAGGCATGTACTGAAGATATACTGTCATTACTTGATCAGGATCAAGCTGAAGGTATTTCAGAAAATTACCTTAAAAATTAG
- a CDS encoding SRPBCC domain-containing protein — protein sequence MKTFKKTFKINAEPSDVYAALTNPYTIELWTGYPAQMSTEPGSEFSLWEGDITGKNLEFVEDRKVVQEWYFGEQSEKSLVTITITPDRENSQVTVEHSNIPDEEFADIAEGWKEYYIGAITTFFNPNF from the coding sequence ATGAAAACATTTAAGAAAACCTTCAAGATAAATGCTGAGCCTTCAGATGTTTATGCGGCATTGACAAATCCTTATACAATTGAGCTTTGGACCGGATATCCTGCTCAGATGAGCACAGAACCAGGAAGTGAGTTCTCGCTCTGGGAGGGAGATATAACAGGTAAAAACCTTGAATTTGTTGAAGACAGAAAAGTTGTACAGGAGTGGTATTTTGGAGAACAGTCAGAAAAATCACTCGTTACCATCACAATAACACCCGACAGGGAGAATTCACAGGTCACAGTTGAACATTCAAATATTCCTGATGAAGAGTTTGCTGATATAGCAGAAGGCTGGAAGGAATATTATATCGGGGCAATAACGACTTTTTTCAATCCTAATTTTTAA
- the trxB gene encoding thioredoxin-disulfide reductase gives MEIFKPLDLQSDSQKNSITGNSEKVRCLIIGSGPAGYTAAIYAARANLKPVLYTGLQMGGQLTTTTEVDNFPGYPNGVTGPEMMEDLKKQAERFGTEVRFGIATAVDFSGKTHKVTIDDNKLIEADSVIISTGATAKYLGLEAESKYAGMGVSACATCDGFFYKGKDVAVVGGGDTAAEEATYLAGLCRKVYLIVRRDVLRASKAMQDRVANTKNVEILWEHQTIDLFGENGVEGATLVKKKGTPAEEIVKIKIDGFFLAIGHTPNSEIFKKYLETDAVGYIKTIPGTSKTNVAGVFAAGDVQDPHYRQAVTAAGSGCMAAIDAERYLSELK, from the coding sequence ATGGAAATATTTAAACCTTTGGATCTTCAGAGTGATAGTCAGAAGAACTCAATAACCGGTAATAGCGAAAAGGTAAGATGTTTGATAATTGGCTCCGGACCAGCAGGTTATACTGCTGCGATCTATGCTGCCAGGGCAAATCTGAAACCTGTGCTTTATACCGGACTTCAAATGGGCGGACAGCTTACAACTACCACCGAGGTTGATAATTTCCCCGGTTATCCAAATGGTGTAACCGGACCGGAAATGATGGAAGACCTTAAGAAACAGGCTGAAAGATTCGGGACTGAGGTGCGCTTTGGTATAGCTACCGCTGTTGATTTCTCAGGAAAAACACATAAAGTCACAATTGATGATAATAAACTAATCGAGGCCGATTCTGTCATAATATCTACAGGGGCTACAGCAAAATACCTCGGACTTGAAGCTGAATCTAAATATGCCGGAATGGGTGTCTCTGCCTGCGCTACCTGCGATGGCTTCTTTTACAAGGGAAAAGATGTTGCTGTTGTTGGTGGGGGAGATACCGCTGCAGAGGAGGCTACTTATCTGGCAGGATTATGCAGGAAAGTATACCTTATAGTTCGACGCGATGTTCTTCGTGCCTCAAAAGCAATGCAGGACAGGGTTGCTAATACTAAGAATGTGGAGATTTTATGGGAACATCAGACTATTGACCTTTTTGGAGAAAATGGGGTGGAAGGTGCAACTCTTGTAAAGAAGAAGGGGACTCCTGCTGAAGAGATTGTAAAAATCAAAATTGATGGATTCTTCCTTGCTATAGGTCACACTCCAAACTCTGAGATCTTTAAAAAGTACCTTGAGACTGATGCGGTTGGTTATATAAAGACAATCCCTGGCACCTCAAAGACTAATGTTGCCGGTGTGTTTGCTGCCGGTGACGTTCAGGATCCTCATTACCGTCAGGCTGTAACTGCAGCAGGTTCGGGTTGCATGGCCGCTATTGACGCTGAACGCTATTTATCTGAACTGAAATAA
- the serA gene encoding phosphoglycerate dehydrogenase produces MKKYSLDKSKIKVLLLEGVHENAPDYFRENGYSDIECIKEALTDDELELKLQQTHIIGIRSRTELHRDILKKAPKLIAIGCFSIGTNQVDVMAAKKLGIPVFNAPFSNTRSVAELVIAECIMLMRGIPEKNAMAHNKIWMKSARDSVEVRGKTLGIIGYGHIGSQVSILAESMGMDIVYYDIEKKLSLGNAKPMPNLNELLRISDTVTIHVPSTDLSRNMISSNQVAIMKKGACLINASRGDIVDYKAVAEGLRKKHLAGVAADVFPVEPTSNEEPFETELQEFHNVILTPHIGGSTLEAQANIALEVAEKLVKFSDTGSTIGAVNFVEISLQANASKQRFLHIHHNVPGVLREINNCFTSKGINISAEYLQTDPEIGYVIIETESELDSSVLKDLKNIPHTIRARMVY; encoded by the coding sequence CGATAAAAGTAAGATTAAGGTTCTTTTGCTTGAAGGGGTTCATGAAAACGCACCGGATTACTTCAGGGAAAATGGTTACAGTGATATTGAATGCATTAAAGAAGCACTGACAGATGATGAACTGGAATTGAAACTTCAGCAGACTCATATTATCGGGATCAGGAGCCGTACTGAGCTTCATAGGGATATATTGAAGAAGGCTCCTAAATTAATTGCCATCGGATGTTTCAGCATTGGTACTAATCAGGTTGATGTAATGGCTGCCAAGAAGCTGGGAATTCCGGTGTTCAATGCTCCGTTTTCTAATACCAGATCTGTTGCTGAACTTGTTATAGCTGAGTGCATTATGCTGATGAGAGGTATCCCCGAGAAAAATGCAATGGCACATAATAAAATATGGATGAAGTCTGCCAGGGACTCAGTTGAAGTCAGAGGAAAGACACTCGGTATAATTGGCTATGGCCATATTGGTTCCCAGGTTTCAATCCTTGCCGAGAGCATGGGAATGGATATTGTCTATTATGATATTGAAAAGAAACTGAGTCTTGGAAATGCAAAGCCAATGCCTAATCTGAATGAGCTGCTCAGGATCTCAGATACTGTTACTATTCACGTACCATCAACAGACTTATCGAGGAATATGATCTCCTCCAACCAGGTTGCCATCATGAAGAAAGGAGCCTGTCTCATTAATGCCTCCAGAGGCGATATTGTAGACTATAAGGCTGTTGCGGAGGGACTGAGGAAAAAGCACCTGGCAGGGGTTGCAGCTGATGTCTTCCCTGTGGAACCCACCTCCAATGAAGAGCCATTTGAAACTGAACTTCAGGAGTTTCATAACGTAATTCTTACTCCGCATATCGGGGGAAGCACTCTTGAAGCACAGGCAAATATTGCGCTTGAAGTAGCGGAAAAGCTTGTCAAATTCAGTGATACAGGTTCTACAATAGGAGCTGTTAATTTTGTGGAGATCTCTTTACAGGCCAATGCTTCAAAGCAGCGCTTCCTGCATATACATCACAATGTGCCTGGCGTACTTCGTGAGATTAATAACTGTTTTACTTCAAAGGGTATAAATATATCAGCCGAATACCTTCAGACCGATCCTGAAATCGGTTACGTAATTATTGAAACAGAAAGCGAACTTGACAGCTCTGTCCTTAAGGACCTTAAGAATATCCCGCATACCATCCGTGCGAGGATGGTATATTAG